A window of the Chrysemys picta bellii isolate R12L10 chromosome 24, ASM1138683v2, whole genome shotgun sequence genome harbors these coding sequences:
- the WNT3 gene encoding proto-oncogene Wnt-3 produces MDYHLLGLILSFLFSGTKVLAGYPIWWSLALGQQYTSLGSQPILCGSIPGLVPKQLRFCRNYIEIMPSVAEGVKLGIQECQHQFRGRRWNCTTIDDSLAIFGPVLDKATRESAFVHAIASAGVAFAVTRSCAEGTSTICGCDSHHKGPPGDGWKWGGCSEDADFGVLVSREFADARENRPDARSAMNRHNNEAGRTTILDHMHLKCKCHGLSGSCEVKTCWWAQPDFRAIGDYLKDKYDSASEMVVEKHRESRGWVETLRAKYALFKPPTERDLVYYENSPNFCEPNPETGSFGTRDRTCNVTSHGIDGCDLLCCGRGHNTRTEKRKEKCHCIFHWCCYVSCQECIRIYDVHTCK; encoded by the exons GTCCCTCGCGTTAGGCCAGCAATACACCTCGCTGGGGTCCCAGCCCATCCTGTGCGGCTCCATCCCCGGGCTGGTCCCCAAGCAGCTCCGCTTCTGCCGGAACTATATTGAAATCATGCCCAGCGTGGCCGAGGGGGTGAAGCTGGGGATCCAGGAGTGTCAGCACCAGTTCCGAGGCCGGCGCTGGAACTGCACCACCATCGACGACAGCCTGGCCATCTTCGGGCCAGTCCTGGACAAAG CTACGCGAGAGTCCGCCTTTGTCCACGCCATTGCTTCGGCTGGCGTGGCCTTCGCTGTCACACGCTCCTGTGCTGAGGGCACCTCCACCATCTGCGGCTGCGATTCGCACCACAAGGGACCCCCGGGTGATGGTTGGAAATGGGGGGGCTGCAGTGAGGATGCTGACTTTGGCGTTCTGGTTTCCCGGGAGTTTGCAGATGCCCGAGAGAACCGTCCGGATGCCCGATCAGCCATGAACAGACACAATAATGAAGCAGGCAGAACG ACGATCCTGGATCACATGCACCTAAAGTGTAAGTGTCATGGCCTCTCAGGAAGTTGTGAGGTGAAGACCTGCTGGTGGGCACAGCCAGATTTTCGGGCAATTGGTGACTACCTGAAGGACAAGTACGACAGCGCCTCTGAGATGGTGGTGGAGAAGCACCGTGAGTCCCGGGGCTGGGTGGAAACCCTACGGGCCAAGTATGCCCTCTTCAAACCCCCAACCGAGCGAGACCTGGTATACTATGAGAATTCCCCCAATTTCTGTGAGCCCAACCCGGAGACCGGCTCCTTCGGGACCAGGGACAGAACATGCAATGTCACCTCCCACGGCATCGACGGATGCGACTTGCTGTGCTGTGGGCGCGGCCACAACACCAGGACTGAGAAGCGGAAAGAGAAATGCCACTGCATCTTCCACTGGTGCTGCTACGTAAGCTGCCAGGAGTGCATCCGCATCTACGACGTCCACACCTGCAAGTAA